One window of Triticum dicoccoides isolate Atlit2015 ecotype Zavitan chromosome 5A, WEW_v2.0, whole genome shotgun sequence genomic DNA carries:
- the LOC119297624 gene encoding uncharacterized protein LOC119297624, with the protein MPSLRQCSTLAVATKMKMSKAPVLLKKAVTMCKSKTGVLAARLLFLASLRRRMATVGVMSHKIHALMAAADRAKAGGDCHKAVVSRKVEKTLPAIHGGEIVDLTHQLALFCQEKDVGGGFPDWTLHPIFNDDDNCCYVDEPSVIDVIRSNMEVQGLEFNMEDEIDQAADMFIRRFRERMSKSI; encoded by the coding sequence ATGCCTAGCCTGAGGCAGTGCAGCACTTTAGCTGTTGCCACGAAgatgaagatgagcaaggcccctgTGCTCCTGAAGAAGGCGGTGACGATGTGCAAGAGCAAGACAGGCGTGCTCGCAGCCAGGCTCCTCTTCCTCGCCTCGCTCCGGCGCAGGATGGCCACCGTCGGCGTGATGTCTCACAAGATACACGCGCTCATGGCGGCCGCGGACCGGGCGAAGGCGGGAGGGGACTGCCACAAGGCTGTCGTTTCGCGCAAGGTCGAGAAGACGCTTCCAGCGATCCATGGCGGTGAGATCGTTGATCTTACGCATCAATTGGCACTGTTTTGTCAAGAGAAGGATGTTGGTGGTGGCTTCCCTGACTGGACGCTGCACCCCATCTTCAATGACGATGACAATTGCTGTTACGTCGACGAGCCCTCGGTGATAGATGTGATCAGGAGCAACATGGAAGTCCAGGGGTTGGAGTTCAACATGGAAGATGAGATCGACCAAGCCGCCGATATGTTCATCAGGAGGTTCCGGGAGCGAATGAGCAAGAGCATTTAG